From a single Adhaeribacter swui genomic region:
- a CDS encoding pentapeptide repeat-containing protein has protein sequence MKNVVLTFLLIIIVSGGVAAQTSVNAADVFAQINRGQAVTYQNVEITGDLDLTQLANKQLKKGGNKDDDNPSTKEYVSTVTAPLKFTNCTFTGKVLAYYNPDQGILYFSKDDSKNEIYNTNFEKEVSFQHCTFQQDAAFKYSQFKEAVSFTGSTFADEAFFKYAKFEQAPDFSKVKFSDNAVFKYVHFPANTNFSQAVFTDDADFKYAKFPGKVNFEKAQFNGFANFKYADFSDEAKLQGLAFNGNKDFKYTKLGGQKFTDTYRQEK, from the coding sequence ATGAAAAATGTCGTTCTTACCTTCCTGCTGATTATTATTGTTTCGGGCGGTGTTGCCGCTCAGACTTCCGTTAACGCCGCCGACGTGTTTGCGCAGATTAACCGCGGACAGGCCGTTACTTACCAAAACGTGGAAATTACCGGGGACCTGGATTTAACTCAACTGGCCAACAAGCAGTTAAAAAAAGGTGGAAATAAAGATGATGATAATCCTTCGACGAAAGAATACGTGAGCACCGTTACGGCTCCCTTAAAGTTTACCAACTGCACGTTTACCGGCAAGGTGCTGGCCTACTATAATCCCGATCAGGGCATTTTGTATTTTAGTAAAGACGATAGCAAAAACGAAATCTATAATACCAATTTCGAAAAAGAGGTAAGCTTTCAGCATTGCACTTTTCAGCAAGACGCGGCATTTAAATATTCGCAGTTTAAAGAAGCGGTTTCCTTTACCGGCAGTACTTTTGCCGACGAAGCCTTTTTTAAATATGCTAAATTTGAGCAAGCCCCGGATTTTAGCAAAGTAAAGTTCTCGGATAACGCGGTTTTTAAATACGTGCACTTCCCGGCCAACACCAATTTCAGCCAGGCCGTTTTCACCGACGATGCCGATTTTAAATACGCTAAATTTCCGGGTAAAGTAAATTTTGAAAAAGCGCAGTTTAACGGTTTCGCCAATTTTAAATACGCCGATTTCTCGGACGAAGCAAAACTGCAAGGGCTGGCCTTTAACGGCAATAAAGATTTTAAATACACCAAACTGGGCGGCCAGAAATTTACGGATACCTACCGGCAAGAGAAGTAG
- a CDS encoding ABC transporter permease: protein MQYIHFKIALRNLRRHQVFSLINVLGLAIGISASLLIFLITQHELSYDQLPDKDRVYRVVLDLKFNGEAGHSAGVPAPLSQTIPVEVTGVELTVPIMHFQGDATAKVTIHPGSTGQAKILKKQAGIIFTNQQYFSLLPYQWLAGSPATALQQPFRVVLTQSRAQQYFPTLNLADIIGKTLRYNSDFTATVAGIVQDLPQNTTLDAVEFISFPTIAETHLQENFMMNVWNDWMAYSQVYVKLAPNNPAAPVAKQLNALLNKYHPNANRQPGNALRFALQPLPDVHFNQDYAGFNQRVAQKFILYGLLAVAAFLLTLACINFINLTTANSAQRAKEIGIRKTMGSSRQQLITQFLTETLVLTSLAGLLSFGLAPVLLQLFADFLPPGLQSGALWQPGVFLFLAGLTLLVSFLAGWYPALVLSGYEPVKVLKAQATVTGAQTRQVWIRQTLTVSQFVIAQVFVVATLLVGKQLNYAVHTELGFTKEGVLTFNLPRNNGINHRQQMLNEINALPTVEVASTGFLAPIEEGPAFTQITYAPKPELKDPVQIRWGDPNYLQVYQIKLRAGRNVRASDSITEFLINETYARRLGFKNPEAAIGQSLIFNDKKLPIVGVVQDFHAESMHRPITPVVLGNNNGDIFHVRLKPNLPGTDNWQQAIAGMQQIYQRIYPGEDFDYRFVDDAVASFYQTEQRTAKLLNWATGLSLLISCLGLLGLAMYTIQARTKEIGIRKVLGASVNSITALLSRDFLKLVLLANLLAWPVAWYGLHHWLQNFTYRIAIGWEVFALAGAATLLVTLLTVSFQAIKAAVANPVNALRNE, encoded by the coding sequence ATGCAATACATCCACTTTAAAATAGCGCTCCGGAATTTACGGCGACACCAGGTGTTTTCGTTGATAAACGTGCTGGGCTTGGCCATCGGCATTAGTGCCTCGCTGCTGATTTTTTTAATCACGCAGCACGAACTGAGCTACGATCAACTTCCCGACAAGGACCGCGTTTACCGGGTGGTGCTGGATTTAAAATTTAACGGGGAGGCAGGGCATAGCGCCGGGGTGCCGGCTCCTTTAAGCCAGACTATTCCAGTGGAAGTAACCGGAGTAGAATTAACCGTGCCAATCATGCATTTTCAGGGCGATGCTACGGCGAAGGTAACCATCCATCCAGGAAGCACTGGACAAGCCAAAATTTTAAAAAAACAGGCCGGTATTATCTTTACCAATCAACAGTATTTTAGTTTGCTGCCTTACCAATGGCTGGCGGGCTCGCCGGCTACGGCGCTGCAACAGCCTTTCCGGGTAGTGCTCACTCAAAGCCGCGCCCAACAGTATTTCCCGACGTTAAATCTGGCGGACATTATTGGTAAAACCCTGCGGTACAACAGCGATTTTACGGCTACGGTGGCCGGAATTGTACAGGATTTACCCCAGAATACCACCCTGGATGCCGTGGAGTTTATCTCCTTCCCAACCATCGCCGAAACGCACCTGCAGGAAAACTTTATGATGAACGTCTGGAACGATTGGATGGCTTATTCGCAGGTGTACGTGAAATTGGCCCCAAACAACCCGGCCGCTCCAGTGGCGAAGCAGTTAAATGCCCTGTTAAACAAGTACCACCCCAATGCCAACCGCCAACCAGGTAACGCCCTGCGTTTTGCCTTGCAACCATTGCCCGACGTGCATTTTAATCAAGACTACGCAGGGTTTAACCAAAGAGTAGCCCAGAAATTTATACTGTACGGATTGTTGGCCGTAGCGGCTTTTTTGTTAACGCTGGCCTGCATCAACTTTATCAATTTAACTACCGCTAACTCGGCGCAACGGGCCAAGGAAATTGGTATCCGTAAAACCATGGGCAGCTCCCGGCAACAACTCATTACGCAGTTCCTCACCGAAACCTTGGTGTTAACTAGTCTGGCGGGTTTGCTCTCGTTTGGGTTAGCGCCCGTTTTACTGCAATTGTTCGCCGATTTCTTGCCGCCGGGTCTGCAATCCGGGGCGTTGTGGCAACCGGGTGTGTTTTTGTTTTTAGCCGGGCTAACGCTATTAGTTAGCTTTTTAGCGGGTTGGTATCCGGCTTTGGTTTTATCTGGCTACGAACCGGTTAAAGTGTTAAAAGCGCAAGCCACCGTTACCGGCGCGCAAACCCGGCAAGTTTGGATTCGGCAAACGTTAACGGTATCGCAGTTTGTCATTGCCCAGGTTTTTGTGGTAGCCACCTTGCTGGTGGGCAAACAACTAAACTACGCGGTGCATACCGAACTGGGCTTCACCAAAGAGGGCGTACTTACTTTTAACCTGCCCCGCAACAACGGCATAAACCATCGCCAGCAAATGTTAAACGAAATTAATGCTTTGCCTACCGTAGAAGTAGCGAGCACCGGTTTTCTGGCCCCCATCGAAGAAGGCCCGGCTTTTACGCAAATTACGTACGCCCCTAAACCCGAGCTAAAAGATCCGGTGCAAATCCGCTGGGGCGACCCAAATTACCTGCAGGTGTATCAAATTAAATTACGCGCCGGCCGCAACGTGCGGGCCAGCGACAGCATTACCGAATTTTTAATTAACGAAACCTACGCGCGCCGCCTGGGCTTTAAAAATCCGGAGGCTGCCATTGGGCAAAGTCTTATTTTCAACGATAAAAAACTGCCCATTGTGGGGGTGGTGCAGGATTTCCACGCGGAATCCATGCACCGCCCGATTACCCCGGTGGTGTTGGGCAACAACAACGGTGATATTTTTCACGTGCGGTTAAAACCCAATTTGCCCGGTACGGATAATTGGCAACAAGCTATTGCGGGCATGCAGCAGATTTACCAGCGCATTTACCCCGGCGAAGATTTCGATTACCGGTTCGTAGACGATGCCGTGGCCAGCTTTTACCAAACCGAACAACGCACCGCCAAACTGCTCAACTGGGCCACCGGCCTATCGTTGCTGATTAGCTGTTTGGGTTTGCTGGGTTTAGCCATGTACACGATTCAAGCCCGCACCAAAGAAATTGGCATTCGCAAAGTGCTGGGCGCTTCGGTAAACAGCATTACCGCGCTGCTCTCCCGCGATTTTTTAAAATTAGTCTTGCTCGCCAATTTACTGGCCTGGCCCGTGGCCTGGTACGGTCTGCACCACTGGCTGCAAAATTTTACGTACCGCATTGCCATTGGCTGGGAAGTATTTGCTTTGGCGGGGGCAGCCACCTTGCTGGTTACTTTGCTTACCGTCAGTTTCCAGGCGATCAAAGCCGCAGTAGCCAATCCGGTAAATGCGTTACGCAACGAATAA
- a CDS encoding ABC transporter permease — protein MLRNYFKIAWRNMRRHRGFTFINLFGLAVGLTCCLLIALYIRQELSYDCYHQNADRIYRVTRNFSDPDGNVNLHLANVAPPFGPLLKNDFPDIQQIARTLQTNTLLAVNQERAFNEREVFFAEPAFFKIFTVPVHQGNPEQALSEPYSLMLTEKMAEKYFPGQNAVGKVLRLNNQFNVKVTGVYESFPVNAHLHPDFLVSFNTLEDSTIYGKQNLLTNWGNNAFTTYLLLPENYPTQNLEAQFPAFLDRHMTDDPGNGIKPSSWTKLFLQKLTDIHLRSHLDSELEPNGNITTVYLFSAVALFILLIACINFMNLSTARSSLRAKEIGLRKVMGATQPNLIRQFLSESILFALLAVVLAVALTWVFLPVLGNFIGKELRFSFGNSWSLVLVLVGLALLVGLLAGSYPALFLASFQPVKVLKGKLTIGRNSVSLRKSLVVLQFAISVVLLVCTAVVYKQLYYLRHQTLGFNKEHIITANYTSELADKYQAFRNELLATGQVSAVGRSVGVPSDRLLNSMGTLRIQKNDSLAPSPVSFQYLAIDDYFVNTYQLKLKAGRNFNPKEYPTDDSMAFMLNEAGLKMLGFTNPREALGRNIEYGNRKGKLVGVLQDFHFESLHEKIKPLVFIMANGDGYNDLSFKLPGNQLQSGLAHIQKTWQKFLPHRPLEYTFLDEKFGRLYESEQRLGTLFSVFSGIAIVIACLGLYGLASFAMEQRAKEISIRKVLGATVPGIVSLLSRDFVKLVLLANLLAWPIAWYGMHQWLQDFAYRTSLSVWTFGLATVLALLIALVTVAFHALKAAANNPVNALRNE, from the coding sequence ATGCTCCGGAATTATTTTAAAATTGCCTGGCGCAACATGCGGCGGCATCGTGGCTTTACTTTTATTAATTTGTTTGGTTTGGCTGTGGGGTTAACCTGTTGTTTGCTCATTGCCCTGTACATCCGGCAGGAGTTAAGCTACGATTGCTATCATCAAAATGCCGACCGCATTTACCGGGTTACCCGCAACTTCTCCGACCCGGATGGTAACGTAAACTTGCATTTAGCCAACGTGGCGCCGCCTTTCGGGCCCTTGTTAAAAAACGATTTTCCGGATATTCAGCAAATAGCCCGCACGCTGCAAACCAATACCTTGCTGGCCGTAAACCAGGAACGTGCTTTTAACGAGCGGGAGGTTTTCTTTGCGGAGCCCGCATTTTTTAAAATTTTTACGGTGCCGGTACACCAGGGCAACCCCGAGCAAGCGCTGTCGGAACCGTACTCCCTGATGCTCACCGAAAAAATGGCCGAGAAATATTTTCCAGGGCAAAACGCGGTAGGGAAAGTCTTGCGCCTGAACAACCAGTTTAACGTGAAGGTAACCGGCGTGTACGAGTCATTCCCGGTAAACGCGCACCTGCACCCCGATTTCCTAGTATCGTTTAATACCCTGGAAGATAGCACCATTTACGGCAAACAAAACTTACTCACCAACTGGGGCAACAACGCTTTTACCACCTACTTGCTGCTACCCGAAAACTACCCGACCCAAAACCTGGAAGCGCAGTTCCCGGCTTTTCTGGACCGCCACATGACCGATGACCCGGGCAATGGGATAAAGCCTTCGTCGTGGACCAAGCTGTTTCTGCAAAAACTCACCGACATTCACCTGCGCTCCCACCTGGATTCGGAGCTGGAGCCTAACGGCAATATTACCACGGTGTACTTGTTCTCGGCAGTGGCCTTGTTTATTTTACTTATTGCCTGCATTAATTTCATGAACTTAAGCACGGCGCGTTCGTCGCTGCGGGCTAAGGAAATTGGTTTGCGTAAAGTGATGGGGGCTACCCAGCCTAATTTAATCCGGCAGTTTCTGAGCGAATCTATTTTGTTTGCTTTGCTGGCCGTAGTTTTAGCGGTGGCGCTTACATGGGTGTTTCTACCGGTACTGGGTAACTTTATCGGCAAAGAGTTGCGTTTTAGCTTCGGCAACAGCTGGTCGTTGGTGTTGGTGCTGGTGGGTTTGGCTTTGCTGGTGGGGCTGCTGGCGGGTTCTTATCCGGCCTTGTTTTTAGCTTCGTTTCAACCGGTAAAAGTACTCAAAGGCAAATTAACCATTGGCCGCAATTCGGTATCGCTGCGCAAATCGCTGGTAGTGCTGCAATTTGCTATTTCGGTGGTGTTGCTGGTGTGTACCGCCGTGGTGTACAAACAACTTTACTACCTGCGCCACCAAACCTTGGGCTTTAACAAAGAACACATTATTACGGCCAATTACACCAGCGAACTCGCCGACAAGTACCAGGCTTTTAGGAACGAGTTGCTGGCAACGGGGCAGGTAAGTGCCGTGGGGCGGTCGGTAGGCGTGCCTTCGGATCGCTTGTTAAACTCCATGGGTACGCTGCGGATTCAGAAAAACGATTCGCTGGCGCCTTCGCCGGTTTCTTTTCAATATCTGGCCATTGACGATTATTTCGTGAACACTTACCAGCTTAAACTCAAAGCCGGCCGCAACTTTAACCCGAAAGAATACCCTACCGACGATTCTATGGCTTTTATGCTGAACGAAGCCGGTTTAAAAATGCTGGGCTTTACCAACCCACGCGAAGCCCTGGGCCGGAACATCGAATACGGCAATCGCAAAGGAAAACTGGTGGGCGTGCTGCAGGATTTCCATTTTGAATCGCTGCACGAAAAAATTAAACCGTTGGTGTTTATTATGGCTAACGGCGACGGCTACAACGATCTTTCTTTTAAACTGCCGGGCAACCAATTACAGAGCGGTTTAGCGCACATCCAGAAAACCTGGCAAAAGTTTTTACCGCACCGGCCTTTAGAATATACTTTCCTCGACGAAAAATTTGGTCGCTTGTACGAATCCGAACAACGGCTGGGTACTTTGTTTTCGGTTTTCTCGGGCATTGCCATTGTTATTGCCTGTTTGGGCTTATACGGTCTGGCCTCGTTTGCCATGGAACAACGCGCCAAAGAAATCAGCATTCGCAAGGTTCTGGGCGCCACGGTACCGGGCATTGTTTCTTTGCTTTCCCGGGATTTTGTAAAATTAGTGTTGCTCGCCAACTTGCTGGCCTGGCCCATTGCCTGGTACGGCATGCACCAATGGCTGCAGGACTTTGCCTACCGCACGTCTTTATCCGTCTGGACTTTTGGTTTGGCTACGGTGCTGGCTTTGCTCATTGCCCTGGTAACTGTGGCGTTTCACGCGTTAAAAGCCGCGGCCAATAACCCGGTAAATGCTTTGCGTAACGAATAG
- a CDS encoding ABC transporter permease — translation MFYNYLVIAWRNLIRHKLYSLINLGGLAVGLTVCMLILIYVAHEHSFDQFHAQANQTFAVHEQLKMGGGESVQFPTMSYYTGPAVQQSTPAVTGYMRTHQPHKSVIIQNPAVANATFTESNFLFADADFFRFFTFELKQGNPATVLREPLAVVISQKMATKYFGTSNPVGKTLRIKTDSTFTYQVTGVAAPAPSNSSITFDFVASVASLKVMPATAELVKSTQLRGGDFRTYFRLKQAADTTQLQNTMRRLVQEDSFAQVQKFVFTALPDLHLKANFGDFTNSKYIKIFPLVAGLILLLALINYMSLTTARSTIRAKEIGVRQVFGANRKIIMAQFYVESTLFAVLAFSLAYGACYLLTPWFLNKLQLQIDTAFLYSPTLLLLLLGLLVFTILVAGSYPAFVLSGYQPVATLKGKMGKQIGAVRVRQVFTTAQFSISVGLMICGLVIDRQLYYFRHTETGINRENVVMIPITEMFGNHYQQFKREIAALPGVAQVATARYPMYKGYDMWVAKGKNSTEDILLPVLSVDKNFVPTLGIQWKVPPVSQDVLNQPQKIVVNELALAKLGLPANPVGSLVNMPGGDGFEVAGVVNNFVFGSLVHETQPLGLVLAPDTANAWGAVGGCLFARINPRTNLPTVLERMAKTYQQFDQTTPFTYTFLDDAFNAQYQAEDRLASIFGVFTGLTVLLACLGLFGLTTFTITQRTKEIGIRKVLGATTLSIVTLVSKNFLQLILVSIVVAAPVAWWFMQQWLQDFAHRITISWWIFGLAGGAALIIAFLTISFQAIKAALDNPVEALRNE, via the coding sequence ATGTTCTATAACTATCTGGTAATCGCGTGGCGGAATTTAATCCGGCACAAACTTTACAGTCTGATTAACTTGGGCGGCTTGGCGGTGGGTTTAACAGTTTGCATGCTGATTCTAATTTACGTGGCCCACGAACACAGCTTCGACCAGTTTCACGCGCAGGCTAACCAAACTTTTGCCGTGCACGAACAGTTAAAAATGGGGGGTGGCGAGTCGGTGCAGTTCCCGACCATGAGTTATTATACCGGGCCGGCGGTGCAGCAAAGTACCCCCGCGGTTACGGGTTATATGCGCACGCACCAGCCCCATAAAAGCGTTATTATTCAAAATCCGGCGGTGGCTAACGCTACTTTTACCGAAAGCAATTTCTTGTTCGCCGACGCCGATTTTTTCCGCTTTTTCACTTTTGAGTTGAAGCAAGGCAACCCCGCTACCGTGCTGCGGGAACCTTTAGCGGTGGTTATTTCCCAGAAAATGGCAACCAAGTATTTTGGCACCAGCAACCCGGTGGGTAAAACCTTACGCATTAAAACTGACAGCACGTTTACTTACCAAGTAACCGGCGTAGCCGCCCCGGCACCCTCCAACTCCAGCATTACCTTTGACTTTGTAGCTTCTGTGGCCAGCTTAAAAGTAATGCCGGCCACCGCCGAATTAGTAAAATCAACCCAGTTGCGGGGCGGGGATTTCCGCACGTATTTCCGGCTGAAGCAAGCCGCCGATACCACGCAGCTCCAAAACACCATGCGCCGGCTGGTGCAGGAAGACTCATTCGCGCAGGTGCAAAAGTTTGTTTTTACCGCCCTGCCGGATCTGCACTTAAAAGCCAACTTCGGCGATTTTACCAATTCCAAATACATTAAAATATTCCCGTTGGTAGCAGGTTTAATTTTGCTGCTGGCCCTTATTAACTACATGAGCTTAACCACCGCTCGTTCTACCATCCGGGCCAAAGAAATTGGCGTGCGGCAGGTGTTTGGCGCCAACCGCAAAATTATCATGGCGCAGTTCTATGTGGAGTCTACGTTGTTTGCGGTGCTGGCTTTTAGTCTGGCCTACGGCGCTTGTTACTTGCTAACGCCCTGGTTTTTAAATAAACTGCAATTGCAGATTGATACGGCATTTTTGTACAGCCCTACCTTGTTGTTGCTGTTGCTTGGCTTGCTGGTCTTTACCATTTTGGTGGCCGGCAGTTACCCGGCTTTTGTGCTTTCGGGTTACCAGCCGGTGGCTACCTTAAAAGGCAAGATGGGCAAGCAAATTGGGGCAGTGCGGGTTCGCCAGGTGTTTACCACGGCGCAGTTTAGCATCTCGGTAGGTTTAATGATTTGCGGCCTCGTCATCGACCGGCAGCTGTATTATTTCCGGCACACCGAAACCGGTATCAACCGCGAAAACGTGGTAATGATCCCGATAACCGAAATGTTCGGCAACCATTACCAACAGTTTAAACGCGAAATAGCCGCTTTGCCCGGCGTGGCCCAGGTAGCAACCGCCCGTTACCCCATGTACAAGGGGTACGACATGTGGGTAGCCAAAGGAAAAAACAGTACCGAAGATATTCTGCTGCCCGTTTTATCCGTGGATAAAAACTTTGTACCGACTTTAGGCATCCAGTGGAAAGTGCCACCTGTATCGCAGGATGTATTAAACCAACCGCAAAAAATAGTGGTGAACGAGCTGGCGCTGGCCAAATTAGGCTTGCCGGCTAACCCGGTGGGTAGTTTGGTAAACATGCCGGGCGGGGACGGATTTGAAGTTGCCGGCGTCGTAAACAATTTTGTTTTTGGCTCGCTGGTGCACGAAACCCAACCACTGGGCTTAGTACTGGCCCCCGATACAGCCAATGCTTGGGGCGCGGTAGGCGGGTGTTTGTTCGCGCGCATTAATCCGCGTACCAACCTGCCCACCGTCCTGGAAAGAATGGCGAAAACCTACCAGCAGTTCGACCAGACCACCCCGTTTACCTATACTTTCCTGGACGATGCTTTTAACGCCCAGTACCAGGCCGAAGACCGCCTGGCAAGCATCTTCGGGGTATTTACCGGCCTTACCGTGCTGCTGGCCTGTCTGGGATTATTTGGCCTAACCACGTTTACCATTACGCAACGCACCAAGGAAATCGGCATCCGCAAGGTACTGGGAGCTACTACGCTCAGCATTGTAACGCTTGTTTCTAAGAATTTCCTGCAACTGATTCTGGTGTCCATTGTGGTGGCGGCACCGGTAGCCTGGTGGTTTATGCAACAGTGGCTGCAGGATTTTGCGCACCGCATTACTATTAGCTGGTGGATATTCGGCTTGGCCGGTGGGGCTGCGCTGATAATTGCTTTCTTAACCATTAGCTTCCAGGCTATAAAAGCCGCCCTGGATAACCCGGTAGAGGCCTTGCGCAACGAGTAA
- a CDS encoding TolC family protein, which produces MFKHLTLILTFLLLFSAGKLAAQQTPRVWSLDSCINQAISQNILVKQSELNLQASRVTNAQAKAAFLPISQFSGSHSYNTGRSIDPFTNQPTTDQIQSNNFALSADLLLFNGGQLQHRLQQSNLGLKASRYELEQTRQTVALNVTLAYLNVLFSQELLTIAENQLKNTNLQVERSKHLVDAGALATSTLADLEVQAAQDELQQVTAATDLKTAQLSLLQLLNLPATTAFTIQPLATEIPATTPYAKSTAELVAIAEKIQPGIIGADYRVKSANRGVRAARASLLPSLSLGGYIGSNYSSAVPTSRFVADGTGTTTREVPSETDFVLINGTRTPIINTRTEPNGRVENFYYFDQLEFNMRKSVGFNLSIPILNSWQNRARLSNAIIAEKTAEYAAENARLQLRQNMELAHNNLEAAQIRYQTATRQVNASKIAYDAAQKRFESGSVHYVDLNLAKTNYDKALSNQVQAKYDYLFRERVLDFYLQDTTAK; this is translated from the coding sequence ATGTTTAAACATTTAACCTTAATTCTAACTTTTTTGCTGCTTTTTTCCGCCGGGAAACTGGCTGCGCAGCAAACTCCCCGCGTTTGGTCTTTAGATTCGTGCATCAACCAGGCCATTTCGCAGAACATTCTGGTAAAGCAAAGCGAATTAAATTTGCAGGCCAGCCGGGTTACCAATGCCCAAGCCAAAGCGGCTTTTTTACCCATCAGCCAATTTTCCGGATCGCATTCGTATAACACCGGCCGGTCCATCGACCCGTTTACCAACCAACCTACTACCGATCAAATTCAATCAAATAACTTTGCACTGTCGGCCGATCTACTTTTATTTAACGGGGGGCAATTGCAACACCGGTTACAGCAAAGCAACCTGGGCTTAAAGGCCAGCCGCTATGAACTGGAGCAAACCCGGCAAACGGTAGCTTTAAACGTTACGCTGGCCTATTTAAACGTTTTATTTAGTCAGGAGCTGTTAACCATTGCCGAAAACCAGTTAAAAAATACCAACTTGCAGGTAGAGCGTTCTAAACATTTAGTAGATGCCGGTGCCCTGGCTACCTCTACCCTCGCCGATTTAGAAGTGCAGGCCGCCCAGGATGAGCTGCAACAAGTAACGGCCGCTACCGATTTAAAAACTGCTCAACTGAGTTTGCTGCAGTTGCTTAACTTACCCGCTACTACGGCTTTTACCATTCAGCCATTAGCCACCGAAATACCCGCTACTACCCCTTACGCCAAAAGTACCGCCGAGCTGGTTGCCATCGCCGAGAAAATACAACCGGGCATTATTGGTGCCGATTACCGGGTAAAAAGCGCGAACCGCGGCGTACGGGCTGCCCGCGCCAGTTTGTTGCCGAGCTTAAGTTTGGGCGGGTACATTGGTAGTAATTATTCCAGCGCCGTGCCTACCTCTAGGTTTGTGGCCGACGGTACCGGCACTACCACCCGCGAAGTACCTTCCGAAACTGATTTTGTGTTAATAAATGGCACTCGCACGCCCATCATTAATACCCGGACCGAACCGAACGGCAGAGTAGAAAACTTTTACTATTTCGACCAGTTGGAGTTTAACATGCGCAAAAGTGTCGGGTTTAATTTAAGTATTCCGATTCTGAATAGCTGGCAAAACCGGGCCCGTTTGAGCAACGCCATTATTGCCGAAAAAACCGCCGAGTACGCCGCCGAAAACGCGCGTTTGCAACTACGCCAGAACATGGAACTGGCCCATAATAACCTCGAAGCTGCTCAAATCCGCTATCAAACGGCCACCCGGCAGGTAAATGCGTCTAAAATTGCCTACGATGCGGCCCAAAAGCGTTTTGAAAGCGGCAGCGTACATTACGTAGATTTAAACCTGGCCAAAACCAACTACGACAAAGCCCTGAGTAACCAGGTACAAGCCAAATACGACTATTTGTTCCGGGAGCGCGTTCTGGACTTTTACCTCCAGGACACTACCGCGAAGTAA
- a CDS encoding OsmC family protein, which produces MLISATVTNRYQSHEVVVTTNANSRTVTIPGKPTGYGSAVNGGELLFLALATCFCNDVYREATKRQMHIQAVEVTVSGEFGQEGEPATSITYQAHIQAPEHTPQEIADLVSYVDQIAEIHNTLRQGIAVTLQS; this is translated from the coding sequence ATGCTGATTTCGGCTACCGTTACCAACCGCTACCAATCGCACGAAGTGGTTGTTACCACCAACGCTAATTCCCGCACCGTTACCATTCCGGGTAAGCCTACTGGTTACGGCTCCGCGGTAAACGGCGGCGAATTGCTTTTTCTGGCCTTGGCCACCTGCTTCTGCAACGACGTTTACCGCGAAGCCACTAAGCGCCAAATGCACATCCAGGCGGTAGAAGTAACGGTGTCCGGCGAGTTTGGCCAGGAAGGCGAGCCCGCCACCTCCATTACCTACCAAGCCCATATCCAGGCCCCGGAACACACCCCACAGGAAATTGCCGATTTAGTCTCTTACGTAGATCAGATTGCCGAAATTCATAATACTTTACGGCAAGGAATTGCGGTTACTTTGCAGAGTTAG